Proteins encoded in a region of the Podospora pseudopauciseta strain CBS 411.78 chromosome 6, whole genome shotgun sequence genome:
- a CDS encoding hypothetical protein (EggNog:ENOG503NV2Z; COG:Q): MLIKESHADVQTTANGKTTSMRIFLFHPTIPGYPNARFPGVVLFSEIYQVTGPVARFARQIAGQGYIIAAPSSYHDFTGPEPLAYDVPGTDQGNKWKITKTLESYDEDVTQTVSYLLSLPTCTGRLGATGMCLGGHLALRAALHPKISSTVCYFATDVHARTLGPNSGANTSSTAPPDSNHTLDLLSRITGEVSMIFGIKDTHVPDAGRDLIRQKLREAGVVFSFHEFAWAQHAFIRDELSKGRYDPAITKVCFEVLLEQFGRVLKTELGDGDGKKQEVEHVC, translated from the exons ATGTTGATCAAAGAGAGCCATGCCGACGTGCAAACGACTGCCAATGGCAAGACAACATCGATGA GAATATTTCTATTTCATCCTACCATTCCTGGATACCCAAATGC TCGCTTCCCAGGAGTTGTTCTCTTCAGTGAGATCTATCAGG TCACCGGCCCTGTTGCTCGCTTCGCCAGACAAATCGCTGGCCAGGGCTACATCATCGCTGCTCCCAGCAGCTACCACGACTTTACTGGCCCTGAGCCTCTTGCCTATGACGTCCCCGGAACGGATCAAGGGAACAAGTGGAAAATCACAAAG ACCCTTGAATCCTACGATGAAGACGTCACCCAGACTGTCTCCTACCTCTTGTCACTCCCAACATGCACTGGCCGTCTAGGCGCAACAGGCATGTGCTTGGGAGGGCATCTGGCTCTCCGGGCAGCT CTTCACCCCAAGATCTCTTCCACAGTATGCTACTTCGCCACCGATGTCCATGCCCGTACCTTAGGCCCCAACTCCGGCGCCAATACCTCCTCCACTGCCCCTCCGGACTCCAACCACACActcgacctcctctcccgTATTACCGGTGAGGTCTCCATGATCTTTGGCATCAAAGACACCCACGTTCCCGACGCCGGTCGTGATCTCATTCGCCAAAAGCTTCGCGAGGCCGGGGTAGTCTTTAGCTTCCATGAGTTCGCCTGGGCGCAGCACGCGTTTATCCGGGACGAGCTCAGCAAGGGAAGATATGACCCTGCCATCACCAAGGTCTGCTTcgaggtgttgttggagcaGTTTGGGCGGGTGCTGAAGACGGAGctgggggatggtgatgggaagaAGCAGGAGGTGGAGCATGTCTGTTGA